aatatttactATGCTACGCATTGTTTACAAAACTAACACATAGTGTGTGATCAGTAGTATCAGAAATCTCCTGTAGAGATAAACACCACAACTGGAGGTATGGTGGGTCCATTCATATAAGACTGTAACCTCTCAGCATGACAAGAATACTTAGAAGAATCACTAGAGGAATCATTAAAAGAATCAGAAGAATCATTAGACGAATCATTAGAAGTCAGACGGATGTGTAAAGGCAGTGATTTTACGCAGACTTTACAATGTCTTTACATTTATTCCATTCTCAAATGACACATTCTACTTGTCATAAAAAATACatagttttaaaaatattagttttctttttcattatCTTTATACATTCAATGTCTGTGTTATATTCTTTTGCTGACACGCTCTCACATGTAATGATACCAACTGTGTCTTGTCTGTTTCCTCTCAGGTGAAAGTGGTAAACCATGCTTAGACTTTTGAGTATGGTAATGACTCTCGTCACAACTGCAGGAGCTTGTTTAGAGTCTTGTGAGTGTGTAGACAACGCCACCACCATTACGTGCTACAACAAGAACCTTTTAGAGTTGCCTTTGCCTCTGCAAGGAACTAAGTACTTCTATGTTACTCATAATAAGATTCAAGCTCTTCCCAGTGAAGGACTGGAAGAATTGCAGGTCCTCGATCTCACAGGCAACCGCCTTAGTGAGTGGTTTGCTAATACTACCATTTTACCAGATATGAGAAGTCTTAACAAGCTTTTCCTAAGAGGAAATGAGCTCAGAACAATTATTGGTAGACAATTTCAGGAGCTAAAGAATCTCACCGTCTTGGACCTCAGTGAAAATAACATTGGCATTCTCCCAAAAAAATTCCTACAAGGTCTAGACAAGCTTCAAATCCTTCTTTTGAGCTTAAACCAGATACACAGCCTGTCCTACACAGATTTTGAGGGGGTTCCTGCCCTTAGTGAACTGCACCTAAGTAGTAATTACATCGAAGTGATAGATAAGGGTGTATTTGAAAATTGCACCAATCTGAGAAAGCTTATCCTGTCCAACAACAATTTGAGAAGACTAGAAGAAGGGACGTTTAAAGGTGGACTGGGTCTCACTCACCTTGATCTCAGTAAAAACAGACTCATCACTGTACCTACTGATGCCCTCAAAGACACACCCAATCTCACCAGCCTCTATCTTCAGAAAAATGCaatcacctttcttcctggACATGCATTCTCTGTGCTACCTACATTAGAGAAATTGTACTTGAGCAATAATGCCATTAAAAGTTTACATGAGAATTCCCTGAGGGGTCTTCATCATCTTGGTGAACTTGATTTGAGTTCCAATCAGCTAAAGGACCTCCCCACACTACTGTTTAAAGATTTGAGGAAACTGGAAAGCCTAAATCTATATCACAACTCCTTGGTATCACTCCGTGAAGGCCTATTTACCACACTGATCAAATTAAAAGAGCTACAGCTCGATAGAAATAATATTCAGACAATCCCAGAGGATCTATTTCATCCACTTTCAAAAGTCAGGCTTTTGCAGCTGGACAATAATCTCATCTCCGATCTCAACTCTTCTTTTGCAAAACTTAGAAGGCTTAGGCATCTTGACCTGAGCAATAACATTCTAACAAAAGTTTCAAAGGACCTTTTTCAGATGAAAGAACCTTTCCTTGACGATGCTGAACACTTCTCGTCATCAAGAGCCTCTGAACTCAGGGAGATCCATCTGAGTAGTAACCAAATTGAGATCATAGATCAGGGTGCATTTGAACATTGCACCAGTCTCAGCAAGCTCATCCTGTCCAACAACAATTTGAGAAGTCTAGAGGAAGGAACTTTTAAAGGTGGACTGGGCCTCACTCACCTTGATCTCAGTAAAAACAGACTCACCACTGTACCTGCTGATGCCCTCAAAGACACACCCAATCTCACCAGCCTCCATCTTCAGACAAATGCCATCACCTTTTTTCCTGGACATGCGTTATCTCAGCACTCTGCTTTAAAGAAATTAGACCTGAGCAATAATGTCCTTGTACATTTAGATGAGGATTCTCTGAGGGGCCTTTTTCGTCTTAATGAACTAGATTTGAGTTTCAACCAGTTGCAAGATCTGACCCCAAGAGTATTTCAAGACTTGGGTGAACTGGAGTCTCTTAATTTGAACCACAACTCCCTAGCATCATTTCCCAAAGGTTTATTCAGCAATTTGACTAAAATAAAGGCACTAAAGCTTCGCAGCAATAACATTTTTGCCATTCTACCAGATCTATTTGAACCACTAACAAACCTCAAAGAATTACATCTGGACTATAACCACATCTCTGATCTTCCCTCGTCCACATTTACAACACTTGGCCAGCTTGAGCTGTTCTATCTGAGCAACAACATACTGACAAAAATACCTAAGGGACTTTTTCACATGAAAGAACCATCCTCCGATGACGCTGAAGACCTATCATCATCAAGAGCTTCTGAAGTCTGGGAGCTCCATCTGAGAAGTAACCAAATTGAGGTGATAGAGCAGGGTGCATTTGAAAATTGTACCAATCTGACCAAGCTCTTCCTGTCCAACAACTCTTTGACAGGTCTAGAGGAAGGGACGTTCAGGGGTGCACTGGGTCTCACTCACCTTGATCTCAGTAAAAACATATTCGACACTGTACCTGTTGATGCCCTCAAGGACACACCCAATCTCACCAGTCTGTATCTTCAGAAAAACAAAATCTCATTTCTTCCTGGACACGTGTTCTCTGTGCTACCTACATTACAGAAATTGGACTTGAGCTATAATGCCCTTATAAATTTAGACGAGGACTCCCTGATGAGCCTTTTTGATCTTACTGAACTGGACTTGAGCTTCAACCTGTTGCAGGAGCTGCCCTCGAGACTGTTTCAGG
This sequence is a window from Brachyhypopomus gauderio isolate BG-103 chromosome 16, BGAUD_0.2, whole genome shotgun sequence. Protein-coding genes within it:
- the LOC143477601 gene encoding uncharacterized protein LOC143477601 encodes the protein MLRLLSMVMTLVTTAGACLESCECVDNATTITCYNKNLLELPLPLQGTKYFYVTHNKIQALPSEGLEELQVLDLTGNRLSEWFANTTILPDMRSLNKLFLRGNELRTIIGRQFQELKNLTVLDLSENNIGILPKKFLQGLDKLQILLLSLNQIHSLSYTDFEGVPALSELHLSSNYIEVIDKGVFENCTNLRKLILSNNNLRRLEEGTFKGGLGLTHLDLSKNRLITVPTDALKDTPNLTSLYLQKNAITFLPGHAFSVLPTLEKLYLSNNAIKSLHENSLRGLHHLGELDLSSNQLKDLPTLLFKDLRKLESLNLYHNSLVSLREGLFTTLIKLKELQLDRNNIQTIPEDLFHPLSKVRLLQLDNNLISDLNSSFAKLRRLRHLDLSNNILTKVSKDLFQMKEPFLDDAEHFSSSRASELREIHLSSNQIEIIDQGAFEHCTSLSKLILSNNNLRSLEEGTFKGGLGLTHLDLSKNRLTTVPADALKDTPNLTSLHLQTNAITFFPGHALSQHSALKKLDLSNNVLVHLDEDSLRGLFRLNELDLSFNQLQDLTPRVFQDLGELESLNLNHNSLASFPKGLFSNLTKIKALKLRSNNIFAILPDLFEPLTNLKELHLDYNHISDLPSSTFTTLGQLELFYLSNNILTKIPKGLFHMKEPSSDDAEDLSSSRASEVWELHLRSNQIEVIEQGAFENCTNLTKLFLSNNSLTGLEEGTFRGALGLTHLDLSKNIFDTVPVDALKDTPNLTSLYLQKNKISFLPGHVFSVLPTLQKLDLSYNALINLDEDSLMSLFDLTELDLSFNLLQELPSRLFQDLGKLEILNLYGNALASLSEGLFNNLTKLKELQLESNNIAVMLPKLLHPLTELRELQLDSNRIAELNTSSFTTMTKLQNLYISNNVLLRIPKYFFHKNKHLKELHLMNNHINVLSKFAFRGLNRLQSLSLNKNHISVLHAELLSGLSDLRELCLNDNRIKSLPTGFFAGLKNLRTLDLSSNELRILSNDDFADLSTLRELHLSFNNINELPQSTFRSMGNLRELYLQNNNLSILHPRVFSPLISLQELDLERNYLCCLNPLLFQSLKNLRHLHLKSNRLVSLRNGTLDTLTALRSIYLGENPWDCSCSYISQWIIKSTELVKDNPTCFSVFGKRLHRDISVLLPQGCVSVASFSKCVPQMLILTTIIVFISNVNIF